A genomic segment from Deinococcus sp. YIM 77859 encodes:
- the galT gene encoding galactose-1-phosphate uridylyltransferase, which produces MPDPSEHLSTGYAADFTKPDGRALTLYGLRPVEVTSEIPSPEAQPLDARPVLRWHPLRAEWVMYAAHRLGRTFLPPPEYNPLAPTHDPQHPTELPRGEYDIAVFENRFPSLTLTAPVPPPVSGTISRAGIGRCEVVVFSQDARGRLADLSDAQMHLLIDVWADRTARLAATGVIRSVLCFENRGVEVGVTLHHPHGQIYAYDHVPPVQARMLAAAQQHQAETGRPWLADFVESERSAGLRVLRDEALALSVVPPFARYTYETWVLPARPVSLLADLSGEERAAFARVLKDALLRQDALFGVRMPYLLTLHQAPVGGEPHPEFPLHLEIYPYLRAPGRMKYLAGTEQGAGEFANDKFPEAAAAELRTVNLEAAREER; this is translated from the coding sequence ATGCCTGATCCTTCCGAGCATCTTTCCACCGGCTACGCCGCAGACTTCACCAAACCCGACGGGCGGGCCCTCACGCTGTACGGCCTGCGGCCGGTTGAGGTCACGTCGGAGATTCCCAGCCCAGAGGCCCAACCCCTCGACGCCCGTCCGGTGCTGCGCTGGCACCCCCTGCGCGCCGAATGGGTGATGTACGCCGCGCACCGCCTGGGCCGCACCTTTCTCCCGCCCCCCGAGTACAACCCGCTCGCGCCCACGCACGACCCCCAGCACCCCACCGAGCTGCCGCGCGGCGAGTACGACATCGCGGTGTTCGAAAACCGCTTTCCCAGCCTGACGCTGACGGCGCCCGTGCCGCCCCCCGTTTCCGGCACGATCAGCCGCGCCGGCATCGGGAGGTGCGAGGTGGTGGTCTTTAGCCAGGACGCGCGGGGCCGCCTGGCGGACCTGAGTGACGCGCAGATGCACCTTCTCATCGACGTGTGGGCCGACCGCACCGCCCGGCTCGCGGCCACCGGCGTGATTCGGAGCGTGCTGTGCTTCGAAAACCGCGGGGTGGAGGTTGGCGTGACGCTGCATCATCCACACGGGCAGATCTACGCCTACGACCACGTTCCACCCGTGCAGGCCCGCATGCTTGCCGCAGCCCAGCAGCACCAAGCGGAGACAGGCCGCCCCTGGCTGGCCGACTTCGTGGAGAGCGAACGTTCCGCGGGGCTGCGGGTGCTGCGGGACGAGGCCCTGGCCCTGAGCGTGGTGCCGCCCTTTGCCCGCTATACCTACGAAACCTGGGTGCTGCCTGCTCGCCCGGTCAGCCTGCTCGCAGACCTCAGCGGGGAGGAACGGGCCGCCTTCGCCCGGGTGCTCAAGGACGCGCTGCTGCGCCAAGACGCTCTGTTTGGTGTGCGGATGCCGTACCTGCTCACCCTGCATCAGGCACCGGTGGGCGGCGAACCTCACCCCGAATTTCCGCTGCATCTCGAGATCTACCCGTACCTGCGCGCACCGGGCCGGATGAAGTACCTCGCCGGAACCGAACAGGGCGCCGGAGAGTTCGCCAACGACAAGTTCCCGGAGGCGGCCGCCGCCGAACTCCGGACCGTGAATCTGGAGGCCGCCCGTGAAGAGCGCTGA
- the galK gene encoding galactokinase: MKSAEQSFETVFGHAPEATASAPGRVNLLGEHTDYQGGLVLPTAIPQQTTATLARNGTGEHRVYSADLDEQASFPVGENAPSGFARYVAGALALGGAREGLDVFVTSDVPMGAGLSSSAALEVATLRALRALGVLHADDEQIALLAQRVEHEFVGVQSGIMDQMASSFADPAHMLFLDTRSLERRTLPLPAGAEVLVIDSGVPRKLAESGYNERRAQVEEAARRLGVHELRDVTDPAAVEALPSPLRERARHVVTENKRVQEAVQPGVTAQRFGELMNASHTSLRDDYAVSHPRVDELVSLLQAHPDVFGARVTGAGFGGAVVALVREGQARAVAAATLARYSGPGRRVVPG, translated from the coding sequence GTGAAGAGCGCTGAGCAGAGCTTCGAGACCGTCTTCGGCCACGCGCCGGAGGCGACCGCGTCCGCCCCAGGCCGGGTCAACCTGCTGGGTGAACACACCGACTACCAGGGTGGGCTGGTGCTGCCCACGGCCATTCCCCAGCAGACCACCGCCACGCTGGCACGCAACGGCACCGGGGAACACCGGGTCTACAGCGCCGACCTTGACGAGCAGGCGAGCTTCCCGGTGGGCGAGAATGCCCCGAGCGGCTTCGCGCGGTACGTGGCGGGCGCGCTGGCGCTGGGCGGCGCGCGGGAGGGCCTGGACGTGTTCGTCACAAGCGACGTGCCGATGGGCGCGGGCTTATCGAGCAGCGCGGCCCTGGAGGTGGCCACCCTGCGGGCTCTGCGCGCGCTGGGGGTGCTGCACGCCGACGACGAGCAGATTGCCCTCTTGGCGCAGCGGGTCGAACACGAGTTCGTGGGCGTGCAGTCAGGAATCATGGACCAGATGGCGAGCAGCTTCGCGGACCCGGCCCATATGCTGTTTCTGGACACCCGCAGCCTGGAGCGCCGCACCCTGCCCCTTCCAGCGGGGGCGGAGGTGCTTGTGATCGACTCGGGTGTGCCGCGCAAGCTGGCCGAGTCTGGGTACAACGAGCGCCGTGCCCAGGTGGAGGAAGCCGCCCGGCGGCTAGGCGTGCACGAACTGCGGGACGTGACGGACCCGGCGGCGGTGGAGGCGCTGCCCTCACCGCTGCGCGAGCGAGCGCGACACGTGGTGACCGAGAACAAGCGGGTACAGGAAGCCGTGCAGCCCGGCGTGACGGCACAGCGGTTCGGCGAGCTGATGAACGCTTCGCACACCAGCCTGCGCGACGACTACGCGGTCTCTCATCCCAGGGTGGACGAGTTGGTGAGCCTGCTGCAGGCCCATCCAGACGTGTTTGGCGCTCGGGTGACCGGCGCGGGCTTCGGCGGAGCCGTGGTGGCGCTTGTGCGGGAGGGACAGGCCAGGGCCGTCGCGGCTGCTACGCTCGCCCGGTACAGCGGGCCGGGCCGCCGAGTGGTGCCGGGATAG
- the uvrA gene encoding excinuclease ABC subunit UvrA has protein sequence MQNLIVRGAREHNLKNVTVELPRNRFVVITGVSGSGKSTLAFDTIYAEGQRRYVESLSAYARQFLGLMEKPDVEAIEGLSPAISIDQKTTSHNPRSTVGTVTEIHDYLRLLYARVGTPYCPICGRKIERQSPSEITGRLLAQFADARAILLAPVVRGRKGEYRKLFGELRREGFARVRVDGTLYELEEAEKLKLEKFEKHDVDVVIDRVTLRESDRTRIAESVELGLRRGEGLLRVLMPDSGGEELYSEKFACPEHGSVLEELEPRSFSFNSPYGACPDCAGLGHKQEFAPELVVDEKLSIAEGAILPWTKKGTGAGVAYWDKLKALAEHLGFDLKTTWRDLPEEVKKAVLYGPGEPFEVIYRRGGKETMRFMTEFEGVIPNLERRYADTESDFMREKLEELMELRPCPTCGGTRYKPEILAVRVGGLNIAQASGMSVLEADAFFRELQEGTLDHATTAGHLHKHLGGTARAHPPRHYEYGLNAFGSAVAAPIFRAIRTRLKFLVDVGLDYLSLDRSANTLSGGEAQRIRLATQVGSGLTGVLYVLDEPSIGLHPKDNGRLIGTLKNLRDLGNTLLVVEHDEETMLEADYLVDMGPGAGVHGGEVVAVGTPEQVKENPASLTGRYLRGELNIEVPQVRRRGNGRKLKVFGAREHNLKDVDIEIPLGTMTVVTGPSGSGKSTLIHGILHATLARELNGAKTNPGRFDRIEGMEYLDKVIEIDQSPIGRTPRSNPATYTGVFTEIRDLFTRTPEARRRGYQAGRFSFNVKGGRCEHCKGDGVMKIEMNFLPDIYVPCEVCKGARYNRETLEVRYNGKNISEVLEMTVEDARTFFENIPAIERKMGLLCDVGLGYMKIGQPSTTLSGGEAQRIKLASELSKRATGKTIYILDEPTTGLHFEDVRKLLEVLGRLVEGGNTLVIIEHNLDVMKCADHIIDLGPEGGMRGGTVVATGTPEQLAAHPTSHTGEYLRRVPGIVPAGSEPAAPERKARTKKAVGA, from the coding sequence TTGCAGAACCTGATTGTACGCGGGGCGCGGGAACACAACCTCAAAAACGTCACGGTCGAGCTGCCGCGCAACCGGTTTGTGGTGATTACCGGCGTGTCGGGGAGCGGCAAGAGCACCCTGGCCTTTGACACCATCTATGCCGAGGGGCAGCGGCGCTACGTCGAGTCCCTCAGCGCCTACGCCCGGCAGTTCCTGGGCCTGATGGAAAAGCCGGACGTGGAGGCCATCGAGGGCCTGTCGCCCGCCATCTCCATCGATCAGAAGACGACCAGCCATAACCCGAGAAGTACGGTGGGCACCGTCACTGAGATTCACGACTACCTGCGGCTTCTGTATGCCCGCGTGGGCACGCCGTACTGCCCGATCTGTGGGCGCAAGATCGAGCGGCAGTCGCCCAGCGAGATCACAGGCCGGCTGCTGGCGCAGTTCGCCGACGCGCGGGCGATTCTGCTTGCGCCCGTCGTGCGTGGGCGCAAGGGCGAATACCGCAAACTCTTCGGGGAACTGCGGCGGGAGGGCTTTGCGCGCGTACGGGTAGACGGCACCCTCTACGAGCTGGAGGAGGCCGAGAAGCTCAAGCTGGAGAAGTTCGAAAAGCACGACGTGGATGTTGTGATCGACCGCGTGACCCTGCGCGAGTCTGACCGCACCCGCATCGCGGAGAGCGTAGAACTGGGCCTGCGGCGGGGTGAGGGCCTCTTGAGGGTGCTGATGCCGGACTCGGGCGGAGAAGAACTGTACTCGGAGAAGTTCGCCTGCCCCGAGCACGGCAGCGTGTTGGAGGAGTTGGAGCCGCGTTCCTTCTCCTTTAACAGCCCCTACGGCGCCTGCCCCGACTGCGCGGGCCTGGGCCACAAGCAGGAGTTCGCGCCGGAACTGGTGGTGGACGAGAAACTCAGCATCGCGGAGGGGGCAATCCTGCCCTGGACCAAGAAGGGAACGGGCGCGGGCGTGGCCTACTGGGACAAGCTCAAGGCGCTCGCAGAGCACCTGGGGTTCGACCTGAAAACGACCTGGCGCGACCTGCCGGAAGAGGTCAAAAAGGCCGTGCTGTACGGGCCAGGCGAGCCCTTTGAGGTGATCTACCGCCGGGGCGGCAAGGAAACGATGCGCTTCATGACCGAGTTTGAGGGCGTCATCCCCAACCTCGAGCGGCGCTACGCGGACACGGAATCCGACTTCATGCGCGAAAAGCTGGAGGAACTGATGGAACTTCGGCCCTGCCCCACCTGCGGCGGCACGCGCTACAAGCCGGAGATTCTCGCGGTGCGGGTGGGCGGCCTCAACATCGCCCAGGCGAGCGGGATGAGCGTGCTGGAGGCGGACGCCTTTTTCCGGGAACTTCAGGAAGGCACGCTCGACCACGCCACCACCGCGGGGCACCTGCACAAACACCTGGGCGGCACCGCGCGGGCACACCCACCAAGGCACTACGAGTACGGCCTGAACGCCTTTGGCTCGGCGGTCGCGGCCCCCATCTTCCGGGCCATCCGCACTCGGCTGAAGTTCTTGGTGGACGTGGGGCTGGATTACCTCAGCCTGGACCGCAGCGCAAACACCCTCTCGGGCGGGGAGGCGCAGCGCATTCGCCTCGCCACGCAGGTGGGTTCGGGCCTGACGGGCGTGCTGTATGTGCTCGACGAGCCCTCCATCGGGCTGCACCCCAAGGACAACGGGCGGCTGATCGGCACGCTCAAGAACCTGCGAGACCTCGGGAATACCCTGCTTGTCGTCGAGCACGACGAGGAAACCATGCTGGAGGCCGACTACCTGGTCGACATGGGGCCGGGCGCGGGGGTGCACGGCGGCGAGGTGGTGGCGGTTGGGACGCCGGAGCAGGTCAAGGAGAACCCGGCGAGCCTGACGGGACGGTACCTGCGCGGCGAGCTGAACATCGAGGTGCCGCAGGTGAGGCGGCGCGGAAATGGCCGGAAGCTCAAGGTGTTCGGGGCCCGCGAGCACAACCTCAAGGACGTCGACATCGAGATTCCACTGGGCACCATGACGGTCGTGACCGGGCCGAGCGGGTCGGGCAAGTCGACGCTGATCCACGGCATCCTGCACGCGACCCTCGCCCGTGAGCTGAATGGGGCGAAGACCAACCCGGGACGCTTTGACCGCATCGAGGGCATGGAGTACCTCGACAAGGTGATCGAGATCGACCAAAGCCCCATCGGCCGTACGCCGCGCTCCAATCCGGCCACGTATACCGGAGTGTTCACCGAGATCCGTGACCTCTTTACCCGCACGCCGGAAGCGCGGCGGCGCGGCTACCAGGCGGGGCGGTTTTCCTTCAACGTCAAGGGCGGGCGCTGCGAGCACTGCAAGGGCGACGGCGTGATGAAGATCGAGATGAACTTCCTGCCGGACATCTACGTGCCCTGCGAGGTGTGTAAGGGGGCTCGGTACAACCGCGAGACGCTGGAAGTTCGGTACAACGGCAAAAACATCAGCGAAGTGCTGGAGATGACGGTGGAGGACGCCCGGACCTTTTTTGAGAATATCCCCGCCATCGAGCGCAAGATGGGGCTGCTGTGTGACGTGGGGCTGGGGTATATGAAAATCGGGCAACCCTCCACCACGCTCTCGGGCGGCGAGGCGCAGCGCATCAAGCTGGCTTCCGAACTCAGCAAGCGGGCGACCGGCAAGACGATCTACATTCTCGACGAGCCCACAACGGGACTGCACTTCGAGGACGTGCGGAAACTGTTGGAGGTGCTGGGGCGGTTGGTCGAGGGCGGCAACACCCTGGTGATCATCGAGCATAATCTCGATGTGATGAAGTGCGCCGACCACATCATCGACTTGGGGCCGGAAGGCGGGATGCGGGGCGGCACAGTTGTCGCGACCGGCACGCCCGAGCAGCTTGCCGCCCACCCCACGAGCCACACCGGTGAATACCTGCGGCGGGTGCCGGGCATCGTCCCCGCCGGCAGCGAACCGGCGGCCCCCGAGCGCAAAGCCCGAACCAAAAAGGCGGTGGGCGCGTGA
- a CDS encoding thioredoxin domain-containing protein, translated as MTRLQGSNQNRTVLVIGTLIAAVLIALAIFAVRGQSSGAAGTDQTVTFDLASLPYAGQEDAPVSVVIVEDFKCPVCKRFEEEIAPELSTKYVDSGKAKVYSLVWPFLAETVGLSVDDSKLAAQAARCVYAQGGNSAFNAFKAILFRAQGDERTVWATKERLKELATNVEGLNQARFATCLDNDETAAQVEAGEQQAERAGVNHTPTVYVNGKEVRDASGNSSYALADISAAIDAALQEADDPR; from the coding sequence GTGACCAGACTTCAGGGAAGCAACCAGAACCGTACGGTGCTGGTGATCGGCACCCTTATCGCCGCGGTGCTGATCGCCCTTGCCATTTTCGCCGTGCGGGGCCAAAGCAGCGGGGCTGCGGGCACAGATCAGACCGTCACCTTTGATCTGGCCTCGCTGCCCTACGCCGGGCAGGAAGATGCGCCCGTCAGCGTGGTGATCGTCGAAGATTTCAAGTGCCCGGTCTGCAAGCGCTTTGAAGAAGAGATCGCGCCGGAGCTGTCGACGAAGTACGTCGACAGCGGCAAGGCGAAGGTGTACTCGCTCGTCTGGCCATTCCTGGCCGAGACGGTAGGGCTCAGCGTGGATGACAGCAAATTGGCCGCCCAGGCGGCGAGGTGTGTGTATGCCCAGGGGGGCAACAGCGCCTTCAACGCCTTCAAGGCCATCCTGTTCCGGGCGCAGGGTGACGAGCGCACCGTGTGGGCCACCAAGGAACGCCTCAAGGAACTGGCGACCAACGTCGAGGGCCTGAACCAGGCGAGGTTCGCCACCTGCCTCGACAACGACGAGACCGCCGCACAGGTGGAGGCCGGCGAGCAGCAGGCCGAGCGTGCCGGTGTGAACCACACCCCCACGGTGTACGTGAACGGCAAAGAGGTCCGGGACGCGTCTGGAAACAGCAGCTACGCGCTGGCGGACATCAGCGCCGCCATCGACGCGGCTCTTCAGGAGGCCGATGACCCGCGATAA
- a CDS encoding disulfide bond formation protein B has translation MTRDNRLYLAWVVALVATLGSLYFSEARGFRPCVLCWYQRVMMYPLAIILGGAALRGDLAVRSYVLPLAGIGWLVALYQNLETWGLVPTLRACTVDPASSCGIPWPIWGTGSLAPLNTVITIPVLSMVAFTLIIGLLSWRRERPM, from the coding sequence ATGACCCGCGATAACCGCCTGTACCTGGCCTGGGTGGTCGCTCTGGTCGCCACCCTGGGCAGCCTGTACTTCAGCGAGGCGCGCGGCTTTCGCCCCTGCGTCCTGTGTTGGTACCAGCGCGTCATGATGTACCCGCTGGCCATCATCCTGGGGGGAGCAGCTCTGCGGGGTGACCTGGCCGTGCGGAGCTACGTTCTGCCGCTGGCCGGGATCGGCTGGCTGGTGGCCCTGTACCAGAACCTCGAAACCTGGGGCCTTGTGCCCACGCTGCGGGCCTGCACCGTCGACCCCGCCAGTTCCTGCGGCATTCCCTGGCCCATCTGGGGAACCGGGAGCCTCGCGCCGCTCAACACGGTCATCACCATTCCTGTCCTGAGCATGGTCGCGTTCACGCTGATCATCGGGCTGCTGAGCTGGCGTCGGGAACGGCCGATGTAG
- a CDS encoding SDR family NAD(P)-dependent oxidoreductase gives MTRKTRGQAARGPNSTAGTAPPGVVVVTGAARGIGRAIAELYAERGHAVLSVDQNLPPVLPGQGRVKADVSSAAGRERILRAARDLGGVSVLVNNAAYQDARGGVLEVSERGWSRTLAVNLTAPLLLTRALVELIPPGGAVVNIASVQGLFAEQGNVAYNASKGGLVNLTRAMALDLAPRGIRVNAVAPGAIATEAVLTAIAESQNPDQTRRDYEDLHALRRLGEPREVAQAVYFLGSPEASFVTGAIVPVDGGMTASFMMAGRPV, from the coding sequence ATGACGCGCAAGACCAGAGGCCAGGCGGCTCGCGGGCCGAACAGCACTGCCGGTACAGCCCCGCCCGGCGTCGTCGTGGTGACGGGTGCGGCCCGCGGCATCGGGCGGGCGATCGCCGAGCTCTATGCCGAGCGCGGCCATGCGGTGCTCAGCGTGGACCAGAACCTTCCGCCCGTCCTGCCCGGGCAGGGGCGGGTCAAGGCCGATGTGAGTTCCGCCGCTGGTCGCGAGCGTATCCTGCGGGCCGCACGCGACCTGGGCGGTGTGAGCGTTCTGGTGAATAACGCCGCCTACCAGGACGCACGCGGTGGGGTGCTGGAGGTCAGCGAACGCGGTTGGAGCCGAACGCTGGCCGTCAACCTCACCGCGCCGCTGCTGCTGACTCGCGCCCTGGTCGAGCTGATCCCGCCGGGCGGCGCCGTGGTCAATATCGCCAGTGTGCAGGGCCTGTTCGCCGAGCAGGGCAACGTGGCCTACAACGCGAGCAAGGGCGGCCTTGTGAACCTCACCCGTGCGATGGCCCTTGACCTTGCCCCGCGCGGCATCCGCGTCAATGCCGTCGCGCCGGGTGCCATCGCCACCGAGGCGGTCTTGACGGCGATCGCGGAGAGCCAAAACCCGGACCAGACCCGCCGCGACTACGAGGACCTCCACGCCCTGCGCCGCCTGGGCGAGCCCCGCGAGGTCGCGCAGGCGGTCTACTTTCTGGGCAGCCCGGAAGCCAGTTTTGTGACGGGTGCGATCGTGCCCGTAGACGGCGGCATGACGGCGAGTTTTATGATGGCCGGAAGACCGGTGTAG
- a CDS encoding HAD family hydrolase: MIAEELLSPDRLRGVLLDVDGTLVDSNDAHAYAWLEALREEGFTRTFEEVRPLIGMGGDQLVPRLTGEDGESERGKRLTRGWLNHFKPRIPQLQATRGARALVEGLQARGLRVVLATSGEADIVDGLLKRAHLEDLNLDRVSSSEVESSKPAPDLIQAGLKKLGLPAEAALMVGDTPYDAEAARKAGVPYVLLRCGGNTGLEEHGPTLDDPQALLEALEKASA, encoded by the coding sequence GTGATTGCGGAAGAACTGCTCAGCCCTGATCGTCTGCGTGGCGTGCTTCTCGACGTGGACGGCACGCTTGTCGACTCGAATGATGCCCACGCCTATGCCTGGCTGGAGGCGCTGCGTGAGGAGGGCTTCACCCGCACCTTTGAGGAGGTGCGCCCCCTGATCGGCATGGGGGGTGACCAGCTTGTTCCCCGGCTCACCGGTGAAGACGGTGAGAGTGAGCGAGGAAAACGCCTGACCCGCGGTTGGCTGAACCACTTCAAGCCCAGGATCCCGCAGTTGCAGGCCACACGAGGAGCCCGCGCCCTGGTGGAAGGCTTACAGGCACGCGGCCTGCGGGTGGTCCTGGCGACGAGCGGCGAGGCGGACATCGTGGATGGGCTGCTGAAGCGGGCCCACCTCGAGGACCTGAACCTCGACCGCGTGAGCAGCAGCGAGGTGGAGAGCAGCAAGCCGGCCCCCGACCTGATTCAGGCAGGCCTGAAGAAACTGGGCCTGCCTGCCGAAGCGGCCTTGATGGTCGGTGACACGCCCTACGATGCCGAGGCCGCGCGCAAGGCCGGGGTACCCTATGTCCTGCTGCGCTGCGGCGGCAACACGGGGCTAGAGGAACACGGGCCGACGCTGGACGACCCGCAGGCGCTGCTGGAGGCGCTTGAAAAGGCCTCTGCCTAA
- a CDS encoding inositol monophosphatase family protein: protein MLDVQQALSVAVEAARTAGAIHLAYVGKVLQVRRKSTFSDLVTEVDALAEAAIREVIARAFPDHAILGEEEGLGSGPADTPCRWIVDPLDGTVNYAHGFPVYGASVALEVEAQRVVGAVFDPSRQELFTATRGGGAFLNGEPIRVSAVPSLTTPALVSTGFPYDKSGGRNLALVQRLLQRGVPIRRPGAAALDLCNVACGRMDAYWEIGLKPWDSAAGSLIVEEAGGTVTDAWGRPDPYAEMIVATNGPLHPELLALLREEHG, encoded by the coding sequence ATGCTTGACGTTCAGCAGGCCCTGAGCGTGGCGGTGGAAGCCGCCCGGACCGCCGGGGCGATTCACCTCGCGTATGTGGGCAAGGTTCTTCAGGTTCGCCGCAAGTCCACCTTCAGTGACCTCGTGACCGAGGTGGACGCGCTCGCGGAGGCCGCCATCCGCGAGGTGATCGCCCGCGCCTTTCCCGACCACGCGATTCTGGGCGAGGAGGAGGGCCTGGGGAGCGGCCCCGCCGACACCCCTTGCCGCTGGATTGTGGACCCCTTGGACGGCACCGTGAACTACGCGCACGGCTTTCCGGTCTACGGCGCCTCGGTCGCCCTGGAGGTGGAGGCCCAGCGGGTGGTCGGTGCGGTGTTCGACCCCAGCCGTCAGGAACTCTTCACGGCTACGCGTGGTGGGGGTGCCTTTCTCAACGGGGAACCCATCCGTGTGAGTGCAGTGCCCTCCCTCACCACCCCCGCCCTGGTGTCCACCGGCTTCCCCTATGACAAGAGTGGTGGGCGAAACCTCGCGCTGGTGCAGCGACTCTTGCAGCGGGGTGTGCCCATCCGCCGTCCTGGGGCTGCCGCGCTCGACCTCTGCAACGTCGCCTGCGGACGGATGGACGCCTACTGGGAGATCGGCCTCAAGCCCTGGGACAGCGCTGCGGGCAGCCTGATCGTGGAGGAGGCGGGCGGCACCGTCACGGACGCATGGGGCCGCCCTGACCCCTACGCCGAGATGATCGTTGCGACGAATGGCCCCCTACACCCCGAACTGCTGGCTCTCCTGCGGGAGGAGCACGGCTGA
- the purB gene encoding adenylosuccinate lyase, whose product MIDRYLTPEMKALWSEASRYRAWLKVELAALEAQSRHGEVPRTAFDVLAERAAADPLDDAFAHRVAQIEAVTRHDIVAFTRALTERYGEEARFIHHGLTSTDVVDTAQNLLLDEALKIIQEDVRTLREVCRAQAVAHKHTPTVGRTHGIHAEPMTFGLKFLNWMATLDRDLERLHAARERVRVVMLSGSVGTYAHVSPRIEEEVAAAWGWQPAPVTNQTLARDRHAEVLSALAILGTTLERIAVEIRHLQRSEVREAMEPFGKGQTGSSSMPHKKNPILTENVTGLSRLLRGFLVTGLENVALWHERDISHSSAERVILPDATSAASYATRRLTGVLRDLVVFPERMLRNLNDLGGLVFSQRVLHALIDEKGMSREQAYDLVQRHALRSWETGEGLRDLLRADPENPLSEAELDAAFDLRWYLRHVDDIYARFGL is encoded by the coding sequence GTGATCGACCGTTACCTGACCCCCGAGATGAAGGCGCTGTGGAGCGAGGCCAGCCGGTACCGCGCGTGGCTCAAGGTAGAACTGGCCGCGCTGGAGGCGCAGTCGCGCCACGGCGAGGTGCCCCGCACCGCCTTTGACGTCCTGGCCGAACGGGCCGCCGCCGACCCCCTTGACGATGCCTTCGCCCATAGGGTCGCCCAGATCGAGGCCGTCACCCGGCACGACATCGTCGCCTTTACCCGCGCGCTCACCGAACGCTACGGTGAAGAGGCGCGTTTCATCCACCACGGCCTGACGAGTACGGATGTGGTGGACACCGCCCAGAACCTGCTCCTCGATGAGGCCCTGAAGATCATTCAGGAGGACGTGCGGACGTTGCGCGAGGTCTGCCGTGCTCAGGCGGTGGCCCACAAGCACACGCCCACCGTGGGCCGCACCCACGGCATCCACGCCGAGCCGATGACCTTTGGCCTGAAGTTCCTGAACTGGATGGCGACCCTGGACCGCGACCTAGAGCGCCTGCACGCTGCCCGCGAACGCGTCCGGGTGGTGATGTTGTCCGGCTCGGTGGGCACCTATGCGCACGTCTCCCCCCGCATTGAGGAGGAGGTGGCCGCCGCCTGGGGCTGGCAACCCGCGCCCGTCACCAACCAGACGCTCGCGCGCGACCGGCACGCGGAGGTGCTTTCTGCCCTCGCCATCCTGGGCACGACGCTGGAAAGAATCGCGGTGGAAATCCGCCACCTCCAGCGCAGCGAGGTGCGCGAGGCGATGGAGCCCTTCGGAAAGGGGCAGACGGGCAGCTCCTCCATGCCGCACAAGAAAAACCCCATCCTGACCGAAAATGTGACGGGGTTGAGCCGGCTGCTGCGCGGTTTTCTGGTGACGGGCCTGGAGAATGTGGCGCTGTGGCACGAGCGCGACATCAGCCATTCCAGCGCCGAGCGGGTGATCCTGCCCGACGCCACGAGTGCGGCGAGCTACGCCACACGCCGCCTCACGGGCGTGCTGCGTGACCTCGTGGTTTTTCCCGAACGAATGCTGCGCAACCTCAACGACCTCGGCGGCCTGGTCTTTAGCCAGCGCGTCCTGCACGCCTTGATCGACGAAAAAGGCATGAGCCGCGAACAGGCCTATGACCTCGTGCAGCGCCATGCCCTGAGGAGTTGGGAGACAGGCGAAGGTCTGCGCGACCTGCTACGAGCAGACCCAGAAAATCCCCTCAGCGAGGCAGAACTGGACGCGGCGTTCGACCTGCGCTGGTACCTGCGCCACGTGGACGACATCTACGCTCGGTTCGGGCTGTAA